One window of Pyrus communis chromosome 12, drPyrComm1.1, whole genome shotgun sequence genomic DNA carries:
- the LOC137711731 gene encoding AT-hook motif nuclear-localized protein 23-like, which produces MAGLDLGSVPRYVHQLHRQDLHLQQQQQQQQQQQTDSEDDAVVKRSTGQFSGDDHHQGGLDLGGINGGSGDIVARRPRGRPPGSKNKPKPPVIITRESANTLRAHILEVGNGCDVFDCVATYARRRQRGICILSGSGTVTNVTLRQPAAAGAVVTLHGRFEILSLSGSFLPPPAPPGATSLTIFLAGGQGQVVGGSVVGELTAAGPVIVIASSFTNVAYERLPLDEEEQLQVQVPQGSGGSGGGGGGGGGSVGNNPFPDPSSGLPFFNLPLNMQNVQLPIDGWAGNGNNSGGRPPF; this is translated from the coding sequence ATGGCCGGTTTGGATTTAGGCTCAGTTCCTCGCTACGTTCACCAGCTTCACAGGCAAGACTTGCAcctccaacaacaacaacaacaacaacaacaacagcaaaCCGATTCTGAAGACGATGCAGTAGTCAAAAGGTCAACGGGCCAGTTCTCAGGAGATGACCATCATCAGGGTGGCCTCGACCTCGGAGGCATCAACGGCGGGTCAGGAGACATCGTGGCTCGTCGTCCTCGAGGCCGTCCACCTGGATCCAAAAACAAGCCAAAACCACCAGTCATCATCACAAGAGAGAGTGCAAACACTCTCAGAGCACATATTCTGGAGGTAGGCAACGGCTGCGACGTCTTTGACTGCGTCGCCACGTATGCTAGGCGCCGCCAGCGTGGGATCTGTATTTTGAGCGGAAGTGGCACCGTCACTAATGTGACCTTGCGGCAGCCGGCCGCAGCAGGGGCCGTAGTAACACTTCATGGACGGTTTGAGATTTTATCCCTTTCAGGGTCATTTTTACCACCTCCTGCCCCACCCGGGGCCACAAGCTTGACCATATTCTTGGCCGGCGGGCAGGGGCAGGTTGTCGGGGGCAGCGTTGTCGGGGAGTTGACCGCGGCAGGGCCCGTTATTGTGATCGCCTCATCCTTTACTAATGTTGCTTATGAGAGGCTGCCTTTGGATGAAGAGGAACAGTTGCAAGTACAGGTCCCACAGGGATCCGGGGGAagtggcggcggcggcggcggcggtggtggTAGTGTTGGAAACAACCCTTTTCCTGACCCGTCCTCGGGGCTTCCATTCTTCAATTTGCCATTGAATATGCAGAATGTTCAGTTGCCAATCGATGGGTGGGCTGGAAATGGAAATAACTCAGGGGGTCGTCCACCATTCTGA
- the LOC137710327 gene encoding transcriptional regulator SUPERMAN-like, with the protein MAELGLLSRTDLQNLALSQQNQNQTRLSNPNLVPEAWMWNPKAAQEPEDDSWEVRAFAEDTGNVMGTTWPPRSYTCTFCRREFRSAQALGGHMNVHRRDRARLHQSYPQMSPAAVSSASTSSFIIPTQEFVNANGGLCLVYQLPSPDSINGASFNTATSLMSSSRTHGHGVESSSPSTLLSISPNIPPPDYIVSVVPPAGRSNSNSQYCHSNKSSAHDDPETSKPGTEKGNFEELDLELRLGHGRPAVPS; encoded by the coding sequence ATGGCTGAACTTGGCCTTCTCTCCCGGACCGATCTCCAGAACTTAGCTCTAtcacaacaaaatcaaaatcaaacccGGTTATCAAACCCTAACTTGGTCCCCGAAGCCTGGATGTGGAACCCTAAGGCAGCTCAAGAACCTGAAGATGACTCATGGGAGGTGAGAGCCTTTGCGGAGGACACCGGTAATGTAATGGGCACCACATGGCCTCCAAGGTCTTACACTTGCACATTTTGTAGAAGGGAATTCCGATCCGCCCAAGCCCTAGGCGGCCACATGAATGTGCACCGCCGTGACCGGGCCCGCCTCCACCAATCCTATCCTCAGATGAGCCCGGCAGCAGTCTCATCAGCTTCCACTTCCTCATTCATAATCCCAACTCAAGAATTTGTGAATGCAAATGGTGGATTATGCCTTGTTTACCAATTGCCAAGCCCTGATAGTATAAATGGTGCATCCTTCAATACTGCGACAAGTTTGATGAGCTCGAGTAGAACACATGGCCATGGTGTTGAGTCATCATCACCATCCActcttctttcaatttcaccCAATATTCCACCTCCTGACTACATAGTGTCAGTTGTGCCACCAGCTGGAAGAAGCAATTCTAATTCCCAATATTGTCACTCAAACAAATCATCGGCTCATGATGATCCGGAAACCTCAAAGCCTGGAACCGAAAAGGGCAATTTTGAAGAGCTTGATTTAGAGCTTCGGCTTGGGCATGGCCGACCGGCAGTACCATCTTGA